The stretch of DNA NNNNNNNNNNNNNNNNNNNNNNNNNNNNNNNNNNNNNNNNNNNNNNNNNNNNNNNNNNNNNNNNNNNNNNNNNNNNNNNNNNNNNNNNNNNNNNNNNNNNNNNNNNNNNNNNNNNNNNNNNNNNNNNNNNNNNNNNNNNNNNNNNNNNNNNNNNNNNNNNNNNNNNNNNNNNNNNNNNNNNNNNNNNNNNNNNNNNNNNNNNNNNNNNNNNNNNNNNNNNNNNNNNNNNNNNNNNNNNNNNNNNNNNNNNNNNNNNNNNNNNNNNNNNNNNNNNNNNNNNNNNNNNNNNNNNNNNNNNNNNNNNNNNNNNNNNNNNNNNNNNNNNNNNNNNNNNNNNNNNNNNNNNNNNNNNNNNNNNNNNNNNNNNNNNNNNNNNNNNNNNNNNNNNNNNNNNNNNNNNNNNNNNNNNNNNNNNNNNNNNNNNNNNNNNNNNNNNNNNNNNNNNNNNNNNNNNNNNNNNNNNNNNNNNNNNNNNNNNNNNNNNNNNNNNNNNNNNNNNNNNNNNNNNNNNNNNNNNNNNNNNNNNNNNNNNNNNNNNNNNNNNNNNNNNNNNNNNNNNNNNNNNNNNNNNNNNNNNNNNNNNNNNNNNNNNNNNNNNNNNNNNNNNNNNNNNNNNNNNNNNNNNNNNNNNNNNNNNNNNNNNNNNNNNNNNNNNNNNNNNNNNNNNNNNNNAAAGAGTTACACAGAAGATAGATACCTGCTGACATTTTCTGTATTCTTCGATGCGACTCTCCCTTTGGGAGCTGCTGATAACTGCCAAAGAGttcaattacaataaaaattagctTGACCAAAAGCACTTCCAGATGATCCAAGTGAAGAGATTAAAAACAGCTTATTTCCTACCTGTGAGGCAACATCCACACCGATTTCATCAAGCACCTGCCAAGAAAAGAGTAAGTGAAATTATTATAAGCTTCTTTCTGTAATTTCAAAAGCTTACGTCATTCTCAAACAAAAAGGCCTTGAATCTCTGCCCATATTACTCTTTGTGAATCAGAAACCATTTTTCAAAACCTTGTAAACTAAGCCATAAGAGATCATGACATTCTGAATTTTAAAAGTAGTTTCAGGTTTTCAGAAGGAAACACAAtggtaaaaataatatatttttatatttaaattttgggTGTTTTAGGGAATTCTAAGCTTTTCACTGATTAGTCCCAATGGCATATCCCATGTAACTGTACAAATAACTTCACAAAGTGGGATAAGCTTTGGTGGTAGTTGTTGTTGATTCTTGACTTCCCAAGTGTGTTATTGCTGAAGTTAGGATACATAGTAGGACCTGTGATTCCAATCACTTCTAATCCTCGAGGATTGTGACACTAGATATACATGTTATCCTTATACTAAACTGCAAAtccttttaattatttgaaaaagtaaTGATGTCAAAAAGTCCTGTAAACATAGCAGCCTTaagtttttctaaaatatattgcAACAAAAGGTAATTGAAAGTGTACCTGATTTGTAAGCTCTTCTGTCTCCTCTTCAGCTTCATCATCGTCCAAGGCATCATCTATGACATCCGACATCATTTCAGTCTGCACAGAAAATTATATACCATTGAAGTCCAAAGCTGTTGGAATGAAAACAATGATTTCTTGTTTTTCTCCAATATGTAAAATTCGTAAAACCAAAGCATCATCTTACAGTCATATCCATCTGTGCCGATTGTTTCTGGAATTCCTGCATAATTTTTGCTTGCTTTGCTGGTGCCATTTGCTGCAATGAATCCTCTGATTTAGCAAAAGATACAAAGACTAAAAAAAAGGTGCAGAAATTATGTATGGacttcaaaatcaatattttgttTAACTAAGTTAGAAGAACTGCTAGTATCAAGGCCAGTTTCCCAAGACATTGTTTTTCGCCTTAATTTTTCCTTGAAGTTGGGTATTTCCACAcagtccattttttttataaagtccCTTtgggtgtgtgtgtgtgtgttcaTGTGATAGGAGGGGAGAAGGAGGGAAGCAATATCTTCCACAATATTTAGCAAATGAACAACTTCACAAACTCCACAGCAACCCTTAAATATCTTTGTAGTTTGTACACTGTTCCATTCCATCAAACTCACACAAACTTGCACACAAttccataaataaaaataaaatgctatGCATTGAATAACAATGCCTCAATTCATCTCAAGTGAGCCTTGGCACAACAATAAAGTTGTTGCCTTGCGACCTAGAGGCTACAGGTCAAATCTTGGAAACAACCTCTCCACTTGTTGAGGTAAGGCTGCATACATTTACCCTCTCCAGACATTTATATTGTGAAAATGGacatgaaatataatttagaatgtAAGATCAAATGCGCTACCTTATTCATAGCTGCCATTGCCTTAGAAGCACCTTTCATACCATCAGCAACAGAAGAATGGGCATGCATTGCCTGCATAAAATGACAAGTAACCATAGCTAAGACAAGGATCATAAAACAAGTACCATCTCAAACACACCACAAgtacacatttaaaaaaaaacaaacaaagcgTTCAACAATCGACCTGCGTGTGAGTTGCTATGCCTCTCATCTGAGCTCGACTACCCTGAAGATTAGCAATCTGTTGCCTAAGCCTTATCAACTGGCGAGCTAGAATTTTAGTGGCTGCCTAAGAATAAAACATAAACATCTAATTTCAAACCATGTAGTCTGTACATAGTAGATCAACTAAATTCTGCTGAATATCAGAAGAAAATCAAAACCTAAGACTATTAGCAAATACAGATATTATCATACCTCGTTCCCTGTCTTAGCAGTTCTCTTTATCTCAGCAACTAGTTTCTTTTCCTAACAAACACAAACAATACATATTATCACAaacacatatatttaataacacCAACtgttaaattaaattgattaaaaggATGATAATAATGAATTAAGTATTAATTAACATCACATACTTCCAATTGTAACGATCCAATTTCCCTCTCTATACCTGGAGAAGCAtatgataatatatattaattaataaaagtcACAAAATTAGAAGATGattgaatttgattatgatttaTGATTTTGAAGGTTGATTGGGGTTACCTCTAGTGGCGGTTGTCATTTCTCGTTTACTCTCCCGAAGAGCCTCTGcgggaaaataaaaaaat from Cicer arietinum cultivar CDC Frontier isolate Library 1 chromosome 3, Cicar.CDCFrontier_v2.0, whole genome shotgun sequence encodes:
- the LOC101493614 gene encoding vacuolar protein sorting-associated protein 2 homolog 3-like isoform X2, translating into MNIFTKKPTAKEALRESKREMTTATRGIEREIGSLQLEEKKLVAEIKRTAKTGNEAATKILARQLIRLRQQIANLQGSRAQMRGIATHTQAMHAHSSVADGMKGASKAMAAMNKQMAPAKQAKIMQEFQKQSAQMDMTTEMMSDVIDDALDDDEAEEETEELTNQVLDEIGVDVASQLSAAPKGRVASKNTENVSRYLSSV
- the LOC101493614 gene encoding vacuolar protein sorting-associated protein 2 homolog 3-like isoform X1 yields the protein MNIFTKKPTAKEALRESKREMTTATRGIEREIGSLQLEEKKLVAEIKRTAKTGNEAATKILARQLIRLRQQIANLQGSRAQMRGIATHTQAMHAHSSVADGMKGASKAMAAMNKQMAPAKQAKIMQEFQKQSAQMDMTTEMMSDVIDDALDDDEAEEETEELTNQVLDEIGVDVASQLSAAPKGRVASKNTENVSSSGIDDLEKRLAALRNP